AATTTTGCAGGCTACTATTGCACGCCTCCTCCCAATCCAAATTTCCCTCCACTCCTTCTCTAGATAACAACAATTCCTCTTTTGACACTACCGTTTATTCgaacaacaagaaagaataaataagTCGAAAGTGAGGGAAGGTTAGTAATACAGATATTTTGCAAGGGTCTCTTTAAGTCTGGAAAGGTTGCTTTTTTATTGTCCTTTTCTTAACAACTTTGAAACCTGAGTATCTGTTTTTTAGCACCAGAATGGTATAGTAACAggaagattttttttttaaaagaaaaagaaaagaaaaagaaaagaaaaacaaaaataatgcagttgaaagaagaagaattgaaagcaaaaatgGTGTTGGCATTAAGTAAATCAATAGGTAAACAAATGAATAATTAATTATAAAAGATCCTACCACTCTCAAGTGCTTGCTGCTAGTTCAACTCAGTCTTGCTAGAAATCCGCACTCAGTGCAAAGCATATTTAGACCGTCTTCTGATTGCAGCTCCATATttgtaaaacaaaaacggCATTGGGATCATCAAGGCACCCAAGCATCCTACCAAAGTAGATGCCCATTTGATCGTTAAATTGACAAACATTTGTCGTGCAAATAAGGGGAATGCCGCAGCGAATGCCGATCTAATAAATGTATTTGCAGCCAATGCGGATGCGGCGATAAACAAGTAACAATCAATAATGTAGTTCATCGTTGGTAGGAAAATCGAAATTAACCCGTGGCCGACAAAAAAAGCAGCAATGGTTGGAACTATCCAGTGCACGTGCTCTGCATAATCTCCTGTCCAGCCAAGCCAGAAAATGCCAATAACAAATGTAAATCCTCCAATCATGATGGGTGGGAGTCGGTCTTCAGGCACAGGTTTGCGTCCAAATTTTTCCTGCTTCTTTTGCACATGTTGCTCAAACCACACTATAGTTCCACCGCCAGCAAAGACACCCAACAACATGGATATGTATGGCAATTCTCCAACACCTTGACTCCAGCCATACCTTCCGATAAAGATCAAGGGAATGGCTGTAAGAAAAGTATACAACATTGCATAGATGAAGGCATTGTAGATACTGACTAGGGAAATGATTGGTTCCGTTGCAATTAACTTCAAGGGTCTACCGATATTGTTCACCACAAGCTCCTTCAAATCTAAAGAATGTTCCTCGTGTGGCGCAAATATACCCCAGTTACCAGTCTTTCTTCTCAATAATTCTGCCTTCCTCACGAGTAGCAAAGGATGGTGAGTCTCTCCAAGTATAAAAATATTGCAAAACAAGGCAAAAGAGCCCACGATACCTGAAAAGTATGAGCACCATCTCCACCCCAAGGAGCTATTCTTTTCTGTGAACCCACCCAAGATTGGCGCGAGCATTGGTCCACCAAAGATACAACATGCAAAAATGGCAATGGCCACTCCTCTCCATTTTGCAGCAAACATATCCACCATCACTGCTggagcaacaacaaatgaaGCACTACCAGTGAATGCGGCAAAGAACCGACATAGCATTATAGTCTGCAAGTCTTTTGCTGTGGCCACACCAAACGAGAAGCAAACATAACCAAGAGACGAGATTACCAagattatttttcttccaaaTAGCTCCGATAATGGACCGTGGATAACGGGCCCAGCAGCAAAGCCAAACACGTACAAGGATGTACCCAATGCCGCTACAGAGTATCCCACATGGTAGATCTCCATCACATCCTCGTTGCCTTCGGCAAACATTGCCGATCCAAGCGAAAGAGAGAATGCCGAGACCCCGACGCAAAATGTGTACATGATTTTTTTGTACATTGGGTAGTTATGGGGGTGGTATGGGTCGTTAATACCgttgaaagaaacaacGTATGGAGTTCGATCAGGTAAATCGGGCGGCAACTCTCTGCCCTCGCCAATGATATATAATGTGCCATCTAGGTCTTCTTTATCGGCAAACTTCAATGCGTCTGCATTAGTGATCCTCCTCGAGAGTTCTCGGGAGAGCGTGGCGTGCGATTCCATGCTAACCAAATCAGGGTAATACGTTTGAAGTGGGTTGTCGATAGCATCTTGCGGTCTATAGTCATTGACGccattttccaaatcatGATTAGAGCTGTCGCTGTGTCCTCTTTCTGACTCTCCTGaatgcttttcttttttggacCCTTGTCCCAAATGGGTATCTGAGGAGTTTGATGACTCGTCTACTTCGTTGAGTCTTAAAGGCTGTTGCGAATGATCAGACATTCTGTCGTAGTGCTTGGTATACTCGATGGGGTGTTTTatctttcctctttttgaaaaacagTTAAGAAAACAAGAGTAGAAAAGGTTTTTGAGTTTATAAAGGTCTTCACCAAgactatatatatatatatacttatatGTAATCAGTCTTTTATGTGTATTCACAGATTATTAAACAGGATCCTACACCCGGCATTCTTGAGCATGATTTACTTGCTTTTTTCAttacaaattgcaaaaataaaaaaaataaaaaattatatgAATAACATGAATAATATGAATAATATAGATAATGTGTTGGACATACACATATTAATTTGAAGGAAAGATGGTGTATGAAAAACTGATTGACAGTAAAGCCACATTTCTTATTGTTCCTTGAACACTTTGTTGCATCGACTGCTTTGCTTATGAAACTCGCTGAGCTCATCGGAAACGCATGTGTTGAACAGTTTCTCGGGTATAAGCTTATTTCCGGCCTTACGTCCGTcgaattgtttttattttcatatACAATATGTTGAGCTGTCGCCGGTGCGTTCACTAAGGATGATGAAACGGTTTCTGAAcataaaccaaaaaaaaaaaaaaaaaaataaagaaagaaccaaaaaaaaattacagaGTTTTactaaacaaaattaaaatgcGCACATAAAGTAGGGGTCGGAGATATCCAAGTGCGTAAATCCGACTTTCAAATGATAGTGTGAAAAAGTGAGCACGAATATGGTGTAGCACGTCAAGTCCAAATAAAAAGTGGCGGTTATGTTCACATTTTATTAAAGGAAATATCTCCCGtgaggaaaaataaaaaaaaacaaacctGTGAGCAATATTTAGAACAACTTTAGTGCCAGCAATAGAGAAGtttgagaagaaaaaggagaaataAGACGACGGTTGAAAGAACCTAATTCTTTAAAAAACAGAGTCAAAATTAATGAGAAAGCCGCACCCGcagttttcttcttcttgccCTTGCTCCATCTTTGTCATCtgaaaaatagagaaaaaaaagaattaccCGAAATTGTAGAAAATATCAGACTAagacaaagagaagaagaaaataaagagctAAACCAAGTAAGAACGGAGGGGGAGGGGAAGGAAggggaaaaggaaagataAACTTTAACTGTATCATTACAAACACGGAATGCACGGCACGAGAAGCAATTGCAAACTCCGTCCCGCAGTATACCCCTTTAAATTGCATTGAAAAAAACGAAGCTCTTTTTATAACATTTAAGGAAAAATGAGGGAATAATTTGACGTTTAAGCCTATGATTACTAATGACACCTGTCAATGAAGATTCACCTTCAGTAAGAGCGAACACTATGttgaattaaaaagaaataaagtaaggtaaagtaaagtaaagtaaagtaaagtaaagtaaagtaaaataaaataaaataaaataaagaacaagtgaaagagagagtgtgtgtgtgtgtaaatCCCTTAGCTCCATCAAAGTGTCAAACCTCAACGGAGATTAGAGAAGTAGTAAGAAGAAGGGAAGAAGGACCCTTACTTCGGAGGTAAAGAATATTCATCAATATATCAGTGTATACCAATGTACTAAAATTCCTTAAGCTATGTTGTTGCTAGTGCAAAAAATAACAGAAAATGACAGAAAATGACAGTAAATGACAGAATTTGACAAAACatcaaataaaataaaatttacaGAGAGGAATGTGGTTTAAACTACTTTatgtttcttgtttaaaTAATTATTCAATCATTTGCACCACAGTTTGTAGGTCTTGAAGTTCATTTGGTAGCTCTAATACtactgtttttttcttcacaTGTAATTTAAGGTCACCTGCCATTTCTACTCATGTAATCATTTACACAGTAATACAGTATCACCAGTACACTTGTAGACATAGTtaactttcttttgtttttcattggTAGTGGTATGCAAAATTAAATAGTGATTAATCAATTAaagattcttttttgaaagtATGTAGAAGCTGATGTTTTTTCTGCCTTATTAcactatttttattttatgagtttaatattttttcgagaaaaaattttgtaaCAAGATAGCACcaaattaaagaaatacttcatttttctttaagcAAAGGGCATTTCCTTAAATTTCGATCCAGGGTAcgaaaaaattgaacaatACGCTACCAACATCGCTATATGCACCAGTCAAGTTTGGATATGAGAGGTTTTCCTTTAACCTTCCACCTTTCACCTTTCGCCAATTCTattttctcattttctccttttctttgtatttttcttttttcttttttttgacgGTTCTGAATCTGAACATTTATGTGGAatggagggggggggggggggaggaaaGACCGGTTTTGACTGAATCAAAGTATATTCTTTACCTAACAGTAGCCCTAGATGCTTTAGAAATAGCTTATACATTAACCCCGATATTGTGATCCCAGCTCTTCTTGCACCCCTCTATTATCTTTGGGAAGaacttgaagaaaaaaaataaaaaatttaaaaaatacaaaagcGTTAGCTGTTTGTTTAAGACATTTCATTGCCAATCATTTTCGGGCAGTGCATCATAGGGCGTGGGCGTGGGTGTAGCAGATAAGTGTCAAATGTACTAAAAAGTACAATACACGAGACCCTTCCCTTGAGCACAAAAGTggttattgttattttttgatttgttgatttgttgattttcgtttttcttttcgtttttcttttcgtttttctttttggttttggttttggtttttctttttggttttggttttggttttggttttggtttttttgatttaatttaattttataaTGTTTACTTTACGCTTAGTTTGTAAGATTTGCAATGCATGCAGGGAGGTTTAGTGtaagggggaaaaaaaggagcTGCCCTGGGAATGAAAATTAGGCGAAAAGCTGTCGGGATGTACCTTTTGTTTGCATTTATAAAATTTATTGTCTCCTCCAACACctctttcctcttcttcttcttcttctttaatcGTTTCGTTGTTATGTTGTTTCTTATTTTGCCTTTTGTTTATGTGAAGAATTTGTGACATTAAGAATTCGTGCTGGATGCGTTGcaaagaaataataataaaataattaaaaaaaaagaataaaaaaataaacgaagaacagaaagaagaaaagtttGAACAATTTGTCGTTAACTGCGTCAAAATatgattgattttgaaatgaTACTCCTCTATTTTAGCGGTTtctattgaaaaaatcatTTGGTTGGTTGAGGAAAAACGAAAAGCCGTTGCTATTTCTAGTAATACGTTATGGCATCACATATTAAGTAATTCTCTCTCGCTATTGGAGAAATCGTTTTATTAGTATTTGGCTAGTATCTTAATGGTATCATTCTCAACGTATATTATTCTAGAAAGTGGTTAACAAACattgcaaaagagaaatataTACTAGTCATAATTCCGATTTTGCGATGACCAattcccaaaaaaaaagaaacataaaataaaaagtttgatttgaaacaaaacttGAAAGAAACTTGATTTAAAACTTGACGACGCTGCGAGTGcaacaatttttatttcttgaACTAAACTTTCACCATTCAAAGTTTGGTGGTGGGGGTGGATGGGGGCAAGGCAAGTCAAGTAAGCTACAAGTCTAAAGTTGACGAAAAGATtataaccaaaaaaattacaaaaaaaaaataaaaaataataaggTTTAGTTCCTGCTTTCTCGTCTGGCACAACCACCGTTGGGTGTAAATAGAACGAGAGGGAGACGGAGACGAGGGAGGGACGGGGGGGAGGGAGGGGGAGGGGATAGACAAAGGGAAGGGCAAAAAGCACCTGTTTAGTCGCTTATTCGTAGCTTACAATAACCGcttttttctctgtttccaaaaaaatgacTCAAGTAGACgatggcaaaaaaaaagatgtgtttgttcctttttcatttacttatttactcattacttttgtttaattATCACATGCTTACAAAACTTGATAGCATATAGGTTTTGCCTGTCTGCATCAATATATGCTCAAAAGTAATAGAGGGTGGCATCCTAATTATAATCATGGCGGTGCATTTTAGAATCAAGCATGTACAGGTTGgtattttcaaatgaaCATCTTTAACCGACCATGCGAAGGTTGGTTAGTCACATTCTGAGGCACAAATGAtgcattttcttctttgtcattatttttattattattattattatcaaagCGGATGTGACAGTGGCCGATCAAAGTTGctagacaaaaaaagaaaaataaaaaatgtaCAGTTTTTCCAATGGCAAACGACAAAGTCAAacagggcaaaaaaaaagaataggaaAGAATGGCAATTCAGGGTTTACCTTTGTTAATCTTctgtctttgttttcttttattttttattatttttaaattttcaacATGCAGAGGATCAActggagaaagaaaagacgaGGAACGTAGTGGTGGCGAAAAAAATAgcaaaaatttttgaatgTTTCAGGTTTGGTTATATAGTATCGCCAGGGCAACTAGAATTGATCCCTTTTGAACACAAGAGAATTAGAATCCGGATTTAATGCAAGACAGAGCCAACGCCTTCTTTTCTGCTGTATTTGACCATCAGCATagccaccaccaccaccaccaataccaCTGCTATCACTATCTTAAAcaactccttctccttcgtCCTCCTCCCTCTCTTCCACCTTTAAGTTAATGCACCTTTGTTAATAAACTGTCATAAAATAGATTACTCAAACACAACTCGTAACAACACTTGGGGCACACTCTTGCATCGTTTACGGGACCCTAAGGTGATTCACAAGCGATACAAAACAGGGTTGTATGCACAATCCTGATAagacgaaaagaaaaagaaagaaagaaaaagaaagaatgaaagaaagaaaaagaaagaaagaaagaaagaaagaaaaagaacaaaaagaatgttACAGAGGTACCGTTAATCGATATTGTTTGTATGCTTTAGTTCATAACATTTAATAACTCGGCAGCAGTATAATACAGTTGATTGtacaaaaagtaaaaatataGAATAAAATACTTTGTCAATGCATGCAATGCTAATGAGAAATAAAGACAAagttattcttctttttttttattcagtTTTGAtttatattgaaaaaaaaaagaacaacaacaacaacaacaaaaagaactGCAAAACCTCAAAGTGCCAATCGTAGGTTTGTATTGTGAATACTTCAAGCAAGTTTACATGTCATCTCAAAACTCCTCTCTTGAACCCTCCTACGCTATACCATACTGTTTTTTGTGCATTTGTATTGTGGCGAATGCGTCGAGCTGCGTTTCCTCGCCATCTCCCATACATATTCTTTTCCAAGTCTTTATTAACAACAGTTTTAGAAAGTGatataatataataaaatatGGTATGATATGATATAATATTAtgcagaaaagaaaagagcaGGGTTTGCTAGCCCTGCCTTAGCGTacataataaaaaaaaaaactcatATACAATAGCCAGTAGCTAATAGTAAGTTATAGTCATGCTTGCTCCTGCTTTATAGCACAATTGTCTACACTACAAACCCCTTTTCTACCATATAAGTGACAATTTTTGATAAACACAGATGTAGCTTACACAAATTTAGAAGGTtccattttgtttctggttTCTGGTTCATGAATCCTGATTCCAAAGGGGCTTTTCTAAATGTTGAATGAACCCTGTGCACTGGATTTAGCAAAGTATGTGTTGGTGCTACCAGGTGCATTTATCTGAATTTGCAACTATTCAACGATATTCAATTTTActtcatattttttttcttatttatttatgATGACTTTCTTTCATCTTGTTTCCTTTGGTAGTGAAATGTCGTTGTTTGTTCTCTcagtttaaaaaaacagtCACGTGACTAACTCAATAtgttaaaaataaatgctTTCTACTTAGTTTCCTCAGTTAATTATTTTagattattattcttttttttttcttttctctctctctctatttctttccattttttgttgGGGTAAGCCGCACACCCCATAAGGAAAAGTGGGACCAACCTTTTCAAGACCATACGAGGAATTGCAATGCGTAAATTATATAGTGTTGGATCACAACCACCATTCTCCTCTTCACcaataacaaaacaaccaccacaaccaccacaaccatTTTTGTCCCAATTATCCAAAAACTAAGCAGTACCTAACGAACCAACTGCAACATGCCCGTCCAATCGCTTCTTACTTTCCCAGAACAAGTGCGCGATCGCATTATCAGCTACTTGCCACAGCAGGCATTAATCAATCTAGCAACTACAAACTATGAATTCTACCACCCATGCATGAAAAAACTCTACTCCAAAATTGCAGTATCAGAAATACCTCCTTTGAGATGCGAGGTGGATCCAGCCAACAAGCTTGACTTACGAAGAATGGACTTTCAAGACAGCACGAGGCTGGTGATTTATGGCCTCCAAGGCTGCTACAAGCGAGTGTTGAATATCAAAATGATTAACGCTCGTTTGGAGGTGCTAGTCCAAGCTTTGACTATAAATACCGAGTTGATCAGCTATATCAAAGAAATACACATCTTGCTGAAAGAGCCACATTTGAATCAAGTTATCCACAAGTTGTCAGCGCTTTTAAAGTTGCATTCAGCACAGTTGAATTACTTTTATACTCAAAATCAAGGTAGATGCCTGTTTTTGACGTGCCCTGAAACAGAGCTACGAATGGGCAACTTGACATCGCTGGTGCAATTGGAAAACCTTTCAACTAAACTTGGCAACGTAACCACTTTGATATTTCCAAGCGACCAAACACTCTACTGGCAATACATGTCAGCTTTACCGCAAAACCTTGATAACTTCTCGAGTTTATCAAAGTTCAAGTTTGTGATAAACACCTCAGTATTTGACAGAAATGTTAAATTGGTCAATCTCATTCCGTggaacaaattgaaaagtctTGAATTGGTGTTTGACTATCCTACAAATAGCAATGTTGAAGACTACCTTATAGACTTTCTTGCGTTGCTTCCAGAGTCGGTGCCAAAACTCAAAAGCTTATCCATCATCCAAGGTACAATTTTTCCCACACATGCTAGCAACGAGATATTTGATTTGAACATGTTCAATTTGATTCGGCAATGGTGCGCAAACCTCGATTACTTATCCATAAAACACAAGTTACCCATAATGGGTAACTTTCCCGATGGAATGGAGGGAAACTACCGCCGAAGATACGAATTGTACCTGCGGGTATTGCCCAAATTGATCAACCAATATTCAAGCAAGCCTAATGttattttgaatttgcCCAATCTTTTCCAAACTTTTGCATGCTACGAGCAATATATGAACACAGTGCTATACAATGGGTGCAAGTGTCACCATTGCGAACATTATTTACAAAAACTTGATTGGTTCTTGATGCACCACAAGTATTATAATGTTCAAACTGGACAATATAGAGACATGAATGCTTCTCACTTGTTCTCAGTCTTGGGGCGTGCTCTTAACGACAGATTGATCCAGAATGATCTTATTACCCAATTGGACCAGTTGGCGTTTCCTATCTGGAATTGCTCATGGGATTTCCACGAGATGATTGTCGATCAAAATAGCAACTGCTCTCAAAACAACGATGCGTACCTGGTTCCTCCACTCAAGTGTTTAGAGAAAGAAATCATTGAATATGGAGAGTACGATGAGGATAACGAAGACGGGATCATTGAAAGCACTGCTTCTAATAACAGGTGTGAGTTTTCGCGGAAACTTTTTTCACACTTGCCGAAATGCATAAGTCATTATCTTAATGATTTAGTGCAAGAGATCTTGAACTTGCATAGGGGAAATGCTGAACAAAGAGCAGACGAAGTGGAACACGGTACAGGTACTGACACCGAAGTCTCCTTTATGGACTCGTTGAAAGATGGTGGAGACCTAGACACCACGCATCCATTCAACATCAGGAGGATTATCATAAATGGTATTGTCTACAATATTGGAGCTGAACTCAATGGTACGCACTACtatgtaaatgtatatgATGGGTGAATGTATAAAACTGTgtaattaatttttttataactAATATATGTCGATGTCGATGGCATATCTTATTATCACGTGACTAGTATATCTACGCAGtagtttctgtttttttacttttcgtTTTGTTATAAAACTCTTTCCCACTtgacccccccccccccctcacTTCGACTCTCCCAATGCAGTATTTGCACTTCTGCACCTCTTCTCCCTTCCCCAAATCTTTTGTCTCCTGACCCCAggtcaacaacaataaccgcccctaccaccactactgctgctactactaAATTAAATATTATCCTCAATTTTTTCCCCTGTGTGTGTTCTCGGATCATCCATAACGGCACATCAAGCATTTCAATCAAGGTTTACGATTCTTCAACCTAGTCTTTGCTTCACTATACCAGCACTTTGTATATCACCCAGCATATTCAGCTGACAAGCATCTATtgtgtttcctttttcttttcgattttttaatttttaattttgttgttgtctttCTTCACATTTCATATTTCCATCATTTTAGTTTCCGTCTTCCGTTTcctgttttccttttctttgcaTTTTTGAAAGCAACAGTAATATCTACAACATTTGTgactgcaacaacaacaacggcCATTTCATCATGGCATCTGTATCATTCGCGATCGATGGGATCAGAAACTATCTTGAGTATCCGCCGCATATTTTCGAGCAAATAATTAGCCACTTACCACAACAATCTGTAATTGACCTTGCATCCACCTGTCGACAGTTTTACACACCATGTATGAAAAAGCTATATGCCAAAATTATCATTTCAAAGACCCCACCACGTCGGAGCTCAATTAAAATTACTGCCCAAACTAGTTTAGAGGAGTGCAGGAAAGTGGACTTTCAAGACTGCCACGGCCTGGTTCTTTTTGGGAAAGCACGGATAAGGCCACCAAAAGATTCTGAAAATGCTGACATAACCATTGATGAGGCTCTTGGGAATAAATTGGTTACATTTCTTTAcacaatcaaaaagaacCTGGTTTTACGAAATTATATCAAGAaagtctttgtctttgcaaaCTGTGATGAGTTCTGTACTAGTTTAGTTACCCTGATATTCCTTGAGTTGGAAGATTTGGATATTTTTTACGCACGAACATCGGAACATACCTATCACGAAAAACACCATCCAATCAAAATGAAATCTCTTGTTATACATGGTTATTCGAAGTTTGACCCAAATGTTGTGCATCAGGCCAAGGAAGTTTGGTTTATGGGCCCTTTTGCCTTCCAGCAAGTTACCGACCTTTCGGATCAGCTAACGGCATTGTTTTTGCCTTGTGAAGAAGACACTTTTTGGGAGCATGTAATGGATGGGTTCTTGCCAATGTATGGAAAACCTATGTGTTTTCCCAATCTTCGGAAATTCAGGTTGTTTGTTAGTCCTTGGAGTAAGGGGAAATTGAGTGCATTGGTGAAGTTGATTGACTGGGAGATTATTGAGCAGTTGGAGATTTGCATCTCGTGCTATCTGGGAAGGGAATATCATCCAGATGATTTTGAGGAAGAGGATTTTGTGAATGATTTTAGATACAATCCTACGTGTTTGAGTATCATACCGGGTAAATTACCTAGTTTGAAAAGACTATCGATTAGGCAGAGGAGTGTCTTTCTGCTGCATGTCTGCAATATGGCGTTCGCGCTTACTATTGAGCAGTTTTTAGC
This DNA window, taken from Lodderomyces elongisporus chromosome 7, complete sequence, encodes the following:
- the FLU1_3 gene encoding Major facilitator super multidrug transporter flu1 encodes the protein MSDHSQQPLRLNEVDESSNSSDTHLGQGSKKEKHSGESERGHSDSSNHDLENGVNDYRPQDAIDNPLQTYYPDLVSMESHATLSRELSRRITNADALKFADKEDLDGTLYIIGEGRELPPDLPDRTPYVVSFNGINDPYHPHNYPMYKKIMYTFCVGVSAFSLSLGSAMFAEGNEDVMEIYHVGYSVAALGTSLYVFGFAAGPVIHGPLSELFGRKIILVISSLGYVCFSFGVATAKDLQTIMLCRFFAAFTGSASFVVAPAVMVDMFAAKWRGVAIAIFACCIFGGPMLAPILGGFTEKNSSLGWRWCSYFSGIVGSFALFCNIFILGETHHPLLLVRKAELLRRKTGNWGIFAPHEEHSLDLKELVVNNIGRPLKLIATEPIISLVSIYNAFIYAMLYTFLTAIPLIFIGRYGWSQGVGELPYISMLLGVFAGGGTIVWFEQHVQKKQEKFGRKPVPEDRLPPIMIGGFTFVIGIFWLGWTGDYAEHVHWIVPTIAAFFVGHGLISIFLPTMNYIIDCYLFIAASALAANTFIRSAFAAAFPLFARQMFVNLTIKWASTLVGCLGALMIPMPFLFYKYGAAIRRRSKYALH